CGCCTGCGCGTCGATCTCTCGGTCGCCGCGGTGCTCGACGCGGCGGTCGCGCGCACGGGCCTCGACGACTTCGGCCCCGACGACTTCCGCGAGCGGCTCGCGCTGTGGCTGTCGGAGGCCGACGAGGACCCGGAGATCACGAACCTCGCGCGCACGAGCCTGTGGAACGACTGCGTGCGCGCGGCGTCGAACCGGCTCCTGATCCGCGACCTCCTGCGCCGCCACCCCGAGATCGACGACCTGCGCATCGAGCGGCCGATCATCGTCGTCGGCCTGCCGCGCTCGGGCACGACGCACCTCGTGAACCTGATCGCGGCCGACGAGCGTCTGCGCTCGATGCCTCTGTGGGAGGGGCAGGCGCCGGTGCCGATGCGCGGCGAGGGGCCGGGGCTCGACGGCGTCGACCCGCGCTTCATGCGCTGCGATGCGATGTGGCAGGCGTTCCGCGCGAGCTCGCCGCTCATCGCGGCGATGCACCCGATGAACCCGGACCACATCCACGAAGAGCTCGAGCTCATGCTCCCGGACTTCACGAGCTACAACCAGGAGTGGATCCTGCGCGCGCCGAAGTGGCGCGACTACTACCTCGCCCACGACCAGACGCCGCACTACGCGTACATGCTGCGGGCGCTCAAGATCCTGCAGTGGTACCGCCCGCGCGAGCGCTGGGTGCTCAAGTGCCCGCAGCACCTCGAGCAGCTCGGCCCGCTGATGGCGACGTTCCCCGACGCGACGATCGTGGTGACGCACCGCGACCCCGTGTCCGTGATCCAGTCGGCCGCGACGATGCTCGCCTACGGCGCGCGCATGAACTACCGCAGCCCGCGTCCCGAGTGGTACCTCGAGTACTGGAGCGATCGCGTGCGGCGCCTGCTCGAGGCCTCGGTGCGCGACCGTTCCATGCTCCCGGAGGGCCGCACCGTCGACGTGCTGTTCCACGAGTTCATGGCCGACGACGTCGCGACGGTCGAGCGCATCTACGAGGTCGCGGGGCTCCCGATGACGGACGCGGCGCGGCGGCAGATCCGCGCGTACATGGACGCGCACCCGCGCGGCAGGGAAGGGCAGGTGGTCTACGACGTGCGCGCGGACTTCGGCGTCGAGCCGAAGGACGTGCGCGCGCCGTTCGGCTTCTACCTCGACCGCTTCGCCGTGCGCGAAGAGGTGAAGTAGCGGCGATGGCGGGCGTGACCTTCGACTTCTCGGGCTGCGACGTGCTCGTGACGGGTGGAACCTCGGGCATCGGCCACGCCGTCGCGCGGCACTTCGCGCGCGCGGGCGCGCGCGTCACCGTGACGGGGCGGCGCGCGAGCGCGGCGGACTACGACGCGGACCTCTCGGCCTTCGCGTACCGCCAGGCCGAGATGACCGACCCGGCTTCGCTCGCCGCGCTCGTCGACTCGCTCGACCGGCTCGACGTGCTCGTGAACAACGCCGGCACGAGCCTGATGGCGAAGAACGAATGGAAGCCCGAGGTGTTCCGCGAGGCGCTGCAGCTGCACCTCGGCAGCGGCTTCCAGCTCGCGGTCGGCTGCAAGCCGCTGCTCGCGAAGAGCGCGATCGAGGGCGGCGGTAGCGTGATCAGCTGTGCCTCGATGTCGGCCTTCCGCTCGTCGTCGTTCGTGCCCGGCTACGGCGCCGCGAAGGCCGGCCTCGTGCAGATGACGCTCAACGCCGGAGCGACGTGGGCGCGCGACAACGTGCGCGTGAACGCCGTCGCACCCGGGCTCATCGCGACGCCGATGACGGCCGTGATGAAGCGCCCCGAGATGGCGGAGGTCGAGAAGGCCGAGCTCGCGCGCGTGCCGATGGGCCGGTGGGGCGACCCCGACGAGGTGGCGCCCGCGTTCCTCTTCCTCGCGAGCCCCGCGGCGCGCTTCGTCACCGGGCAGACGCTCTGCGTCGACGGTGGCTACTCGGTGCTGTGATGCGCGCCGCGCGCGCGAGCGCCGCGCTCGCGTCCGGTCTGGCACTCGCCTGCGCGGCGACGGCCGCGCCGCCGCTCCCCGCGGCGGCGCGCGCGCCCGTCGTCCCCTCCGAGGTCGCCGTGCGCGTCGACGACCTCGAGCGCCTGCCCGTCGAGGCGCGCGAGATCCGGCCGGGCATCTTCAAGATCGAGGGGCAGGGCGCGATCTTCCTCGTGAACACGCCCGAGGGCGCCGTGCTCGTCGACACGGGCTTCGACAACGCGTCGTCCGCGCGCCAGAAGCAGGTGGTCGACGCCATCCGCACGGGCCCCATCCGCACCATCGTGCTCACGCACTCGCACCAGGACCACTCGGGCGGGCTCCGCCACTACGCGAAGGAGCGCGCCGCGGGCGCGCGGGTCGTCGCGCACGAGCGGTACCGCTACATGAGCCGCCACCAGCTCGAGCCCGTCGCCTACTTCAAGCGCCGCTACAAGCGGCTCTATCCGCGGCTCGTGAACACCGACCCGAACGTCGACCGCTCGTACTGGGAGGTCGTGCCCGACCGCGCCGTCTGGCCGGGGCAGGACTACGCGTTCGAGCTCGGCGGCGTGCGCTTCGAGGTGATCGCGTTCGAGAACACGGGCGAGGGCGAGGACGGCGTCGCGCTCTGGCTGCCCGACCAGCGCGTGCTCTTCGTCGGCGACCTCTTCGGCACGCTCTACCCGATGTTCCCCAACCTCTACACCGTGCGCGGCGAGAAGGTGCGCGACCCGCTCGACTACATCGACGCCTGCGACCGCGTGCTCGCGCTGCGGCCCGAGGTGCTCGTGCCCGGGCACTTCGACGTCGTCGAGGGCGAGGCCTATGTCCAGGCGAGCGTCGCGAAGATGCGCGACGCCGTGCAGTACGTCTGGGATGCGACCGTCGCGGCGATGAACGACGGGAAGACCGTGTGGCAGGCGATGGACGAGATCGAGCTGCCGCCCGAGCTGCGCCTCAGCCAGGGCCACGGGAAGGTCTCGTGGTCGGTGCGTGCGATCTGGGAGCTGCTCACCGGCTGGTACCACGACGACAGCGTCGCGAACCTCTACGCGACGCCGCCCGACGCGGTGTACGCGGACCTCGTCGAGCTCGCGGGCGGGCCGGACGCGATCGTCGCGCGGGCGCGCGCGCACGCCGACGCGGGCCGGCTCGTCGAGGCGCTGCGCCTGCTCGACGTCGCGGCGGGCGACGGCGCGCGCGCTCCCGAGGCTCCGGTCGTGCGCGTGCGCATCGACGTCCTCGAGCAGCTGCGCGCGCGCGCCGTCGCCGGCGCGAACAACTACAGCGAGGTGGGCCTGATCGACGCCGAGCTGCGCGAGGCGCGGTCCGCGCTCGCCGACTAACGAGCGCGGTCGCCGCGCGCGTCGGAGACGGAGATGGATGCCTCCCGGCAGTGGCGGCTCGTCGCCGCGTCGTTCGCGACGCAGGCCGTCGCGATCGGCGGCACGCTCGGCGGCGTCGCCGTGTTCATGCCGCCCATGGAGGCCGAGTTCGGCGCGAGCCGCGCCGCGCTCTCGTGGATGGTCGCGATCTGGAACGTCGTGATGGGGCTCGCCTACCCGCTCGTCGGTCGCGCGCTCGATCGCGGCTCGCCGCGCGCCCTCATGCTCGCCGGCGCCGCCGCGAGCGGCGCGAGCCTGCTCGCGATCGCCGCGGCGCCCGCGCTGTGGCAGGTGGAGCTGCTCTTCGGCGTCGGCACGGCGATCGGCACGGCGCTGCTCGGCCCGCTCGCGTCGTCGACGCTGATCGCGCGTCGCGTGCCCGAGAACGCGGGCCGCGCGCTCGGCCTGGCGAACATGGGCGCGCCGGCGGGCCCGGTCGTCGCGGCGCCGATCGCGGGCTGGATCGTCGCGACGCACGGGTGGCGACCGGCGTTCGTCGCGTTCGGCGTCGCGACGCTCGTCGTCGGTGTGCTCGCGGTCGCGCTCGGCATCGAGGCCGAGGAGCGCGCGGCGGACGCGCCGCCCTCCGCGCCACCGGGCGCGCCGCTGGACGCCGCACCGGACGCCGCGCCGGACGCGCAGCGAAGCGCGCCCGCGCCGAGCGACGGCGCACCGGCCTACCTGCGCGCTCCCGCCTTCTGGAGCCTCGTCGTGCCGGTCGCGCTCGTCGCGAGCACCGGCATCGCGCTCTCGTTCCACCTCGTCGGCGTCGCGCTCGAGCGCGGGGCGACGCTCGCGGCCGCGACGGCGCTCGTCAGCCTGAACGCGGCGGCCGCGATCGCCGGCAACGCGGGCTTCGGGTTCCTGTCGGACCGCGTCGCGCCGCACCGGCTGTTCGCCGCGGCGATCGCGCTTCAGGCGGCGGCGTGCGGCGCGCTCGCCGCGACCGGCCGCCAGGACCTGCTCGTCGTCGCGACCTGCGTCTTCGGCTTCGCGAGCGGCGGCACGATGCCGCTCTACGCGTCGCTCATCACGCGCCACTTCGGCGCAGCGGCGTTCGGCCGCGTGATGGGTGCGGGCGCGCTCGTCGGCCTCCCGTTCACGTTCGTCGTCCCGCCGCTCGCCGGGCTCGCGTTCGACCGCACGGGCAGCTACGCGATCGCGCTCGCCAGCGCGGCCGTCGTGCTCGCGCTCGCCGGTGTCGCGATCGCGACGGCTCTCGGCCGGCCGCGCGCCGAGGCGTCGGCCACCTAGCGAAGCGTGTCGCGCAGGTGGTCGGCGAGGCGGAGCGCGAGCGCCACGAGCGTGAGCGTCGGGTTCGTCCAGCCGCCCGTCGGGAACACCGAGCTCCCCGCGCAGTAGAGGCCGGCCACGCCGTGCACGCGTCCGTTCGCGTCGACGACCCCGTCGGCGGGAGTCGCGCTCATCCGCGTCGTTCCCATCTGGTGGCCGCCGCCCTGGCCCGCGCGCAGCGCCTCCTCGAAGCCGCCCGGCTCGAGGAAGCCCTGCTCGAGGCGCAGGCGCCCGATGCCCGCGCGGCCGAGCTCGATCGCGACGTGCCGCGCGAGCTCCGCGATCCACGTGCGCTCGTAGTCGTAGAACGTCCACGAGACGCGGGCGCGCGGCACGCCGAGCGCATCGACCTCGCGGTCGAGCACGACGCGGCTGTCGGGGTTCGGGACCTGGTCGATCCAGGTCTCCATCTGCAGGAGCCCTCCGCTGCGCGCGTACTCGAGCGCGCCCGACGGGTCGGCGAGCACCGCGCGGAGATCGTCGGCGAGGTCGCTCTCGACGGGCTCGCCGCGCGCGCGCGCGCCGAGCGCGTCGACCGCGCGTCCCGTCGGCGCCTGCTTCGGGAGCAGGAAGATCCCGTGGTTCGGGAGCTCCTCGAAGTCCTGCGCGTCGCGCGACAGCGCGAGCGACCACGCGACGCGGCGGCCCGCGTCGTCGCGCCAGTCGTACGGGTGCGCGGCCGTCGGGAACGGGCGCGCGAGCACGATCGACGCGCTCTCGAGACGCGGGTGCCAGAGGAAGTGGCGGCCGATCGCGTCGAGCTTGCGCCCGAGGCCCGCCGCGAGGAGCACGCGCGCGTTCTCGACGCCGCCGCACGCGACGACGACGGCGCGCGCCGCGACGCGCGCCTCGCGCCCCGCGAGCGAGCGCACGCGCACGGCGCGCACGGCCGCGAGCTCGTCGGCGAAGTCGAAGCCGACCGCGTTCGCGCCGAGCACGACGCGCACGGAGCGCGACGCCTCGAGCGCCGGGAGGTACTGCCGACCGAACGCGACGCCGCGCGCCACGCGCACGCGGTGCTCGAGCCTCGTGCCGGCGAGATCGAAGAGCCCGTCGGTCGCGAGCGGGGCTCCCCGTTCGTACGCCGGGAGCGGCGCTCCCGGCGCTTTGACCGGGAGCGGCGCTCCCGGCCCGAAGACCGGGAGCGCCGCGCCCTCGGCGACGCTCGCGAACGCGGGGTCGATGCCGATCCACGCGGCCGCGCGCGCGTAGTGGTCGGCGAGCGCGGCGCGCGGGAAGGGCCAGCCGCTGCGCGGCATCCACGCGCGCGCCTCGAAGTCGATCTCGTCGAGCGGCCCGCACGCGCCGCCCCAGTGGTTCGATGCGCCGCCGAGGTAGCGCAGGCGCGATTCGCGCAGGCCGAGGGGGGGCAGCCCGCGCTCGGTCACCCCGTCGCACAGGTCCTGCGTCGCGTCGTCGGGCTCGAGGCCGCCGCTCTCGAGCAGCGCGACGCGCAGCCCGCTTCCCTCGAGCGCGAGTGCGATCGCGATGCCAGCGGGCCCGCCGCCGACGATGCACACGTCGGCGTCGAGGCGCGCGTCGGGCGCGAGGGCGTCGAGCCGCTCGATCACGCCGCGCGCCCGGTCACGCGCCCGGTCACGCGCGCGGCGCGCGCGGCGCGAGCAGCGCGTGCGCGCCGAGCATCCGCTCGCGAATCGCCACGCCGTCCGGGCACGCGCCCGCGCACGGCGCACTGCACGCGGCGCACGCGTCGGCGCGCGCGGGCAGCGCCGCGTAGGCGGCCAACCCGCGGGCCTCGTCGCCGTAGTCCTCGAAGTACATGCGATATCGGAGCACGTCGTCGATCGGCAGCTGCTCGGGACAGCGCGCGAGGCACGCGCCGCAGTGCGGCCGGCAGTGCGTGCCGGCGGTGGCGCGGTCGTAGCGCGCGAGCAGCGCGAGGTCGGCCGGCGCGAGCGCGCCGCCCGACGCGTGCAGGTACTCGTCGACGTGGCGGTGCTTCTGGAACGAGATCACGAGGCAGCCGACGTTCGGGTTCGCGAGCACCCACTTGAACGCGGCCTGCGAGTAGGCCTCCTCCTCGCCGCGCAGCGCGTCGACGTTGTGCTGCTTCGCGCCCTTGAGCGTCTTCATCGCGACGACGCCGAGGTCGGCCGCCGCCGCGCGCTCGACGACCGCGCCGAGCGACGGCCACGCGCCGTGGTGATAGGCGAGCATCACGACGTCGAAGCGCCCGCTCGCGATCGCCGCGTCGGCGACGGCGGGGAGGTTCGGCGTGTGGCTCGAGACGCCGAGGAAGCGCACCTTGCCCGCGTCGCGCAGCCGGTCGAACGCCTCGTGCAGGTTCGGGTCGAGCAGGCGGTCGACGGAGTCGCACGCGTGCACGTGCGCGAGGTCGACGCGGTCGGTGCCGAGGCGCGCGAGGCTTCCCTCGATCGCGCGCACGTAGGCGTCGACGGGCGAGCCGGCGGGCAGGTGGCCGCGCGCGGTGCAGAACTTCGTCGCCACGAAGAGCCGGTCGCGGTGGCCGCGCATCGCGCGGCCGAGCGCCTGCTCGGTGCCGCTGCCCGCGTAGTCGGGCGCCGTGTCGAAGTAGTTCACGCCGCGCTCGATCGCCTCGCGCGCGATCGCCTCGCCGCGCGCGTCGCCGGGCAGCGAGCCCGTGCCGAAGGACACGTCCGAGACGGCGAAGCCCGTGCGGCCGAGCCGTCGATAGGCGCGCACGCGCGCGCCCTGCCACGCGGGCGGGCGCGACGGGTAGGTCGTCGGCACGCCGGGCCCGGCGGTGACGAGCGCGCGCACGCGCATCCAGCCCGCGATCCGTGCGGCGACGCCCGCGGACGCCGCGCCGAGGCCCGCGAGCAGCGCGCCGAGGTAGACGAGCACGCGGCGGCGCGCCGAGCGCTCGGCGGGTGCGCGGCCGTCGTCGAGCCGCGCGGCCCACGCGGTCGTGAGCACCGCCGCCGCGATCACGGCGGCGGCGAAGGCGAGCGAGGGCGCGACGGGGAGCGCGCGCGGGTCGAGCCCGTTGATCGCGTCCGCGATGCGCTGGCCGAGCCCCGCATGGCCGAGTGCCGCGGCGAGCGTCCAGGCGATGGCGACGTGCAGCGCGCTCGGCCTCACCGTCTCCTCCGCTCGCGCCCGGCCCAGCGGGCCGGGCACAGCCGGAGGCGCATTCTGCGCCATCGCTCGCAAGGCTGCCGCGATTCGCTCCAGCGCTGCGCCCCTACGCGCGCTGAGCCTAGGCGTGGCACCGGCACGCCGATTGCTTGATGCGCACGCGACGAGAGCCGCGCCGCGACCGCGGCGCAGGACGAGACGATGCCGGTGGCCCCGACGGACGACGGGGACGCCCGGCGTCGGGATGTGAAGCAAGAGGAGAGCGATGATGCTTCGGACTTGGATCCTCGCCGCGACGCTCGCGGCGTTTGCGCTGCCGGCGTCGGCGGTGGTGAAGGTGTACGACGCGACGCCGCCGCACGGCGCGGGTGGCGACGAGTTCCAGTACAGCACGGACCTGTGCCCGCCCATCCAGATCTCGCCGAACTACTGGCAGGGTCACTACACGATCAGTGACACGGGCTCGGGGACGGTGACGGCGACGGAGTACGTGCAGGAGCTGGTGCAGTCGGTGAACTTCGGTCCGTTGGCGCTGGTTCCGATCTTCGGTCCGGGCTCGTACGTGTTCACGACGTCGCTGACGACGTTCTCGCCGACGCTTCCGGCGACGGCGCCGGGGAACACGGCGCCGGGAGGCTCGGTGGACTGGGGCGTGCTCGGCGGGTTCACGCGCGTCGGCGAGGCGTTCTGCATCTCGAGCCCGCAGACGATCTGCACGGGCGGGACGCAGGTTCCGCACGGGATCACGACGCCGATCAGCGGTGCGCCGTCGCCGACGTACGACCTCGGGACGTGGTCGTACGACGCGGAGGGCGACTTCCAGGCGGCGTCGAACTACATCGTGGGGACGTTCAACGGCGGGACGTCGAACCGGCAGGCGCTGCTGCGGGGCTCGTACGTCGGCGGGTCGATCCCGGCGCTGCCGCTCGTGGGCGTGGGCGCGGTGGCGCTCGGCCTGCTCGGCCTCGGCACGCGGACGGTGCTGCGCCGCAAGTAGTGCGTGGACGGCGCGGCGCGCGAGAGCGCGCCGCGCCCCGCGCCGTCGGGTGGTAGAAGAAAGGGCGGCATGAGCGACGAGGCGGCGCTGCGCGAGGCCAACCGCGCGACGATGACGGAGCTCCTGCGCCGGCTCGGCACGCAGGACTTCGCCGGCGCGTGCGCGCTGCTCACCGAGGACGTCGTCTGCGACTGG
This genomic interval from Myxococcota bacterium contains the following:
- a CDS encoding aldo/keto reductase, which codes for MRPSALHVAIAWTLAAALGHAGLGQRIADAINGLDPRALPVAPSLAFAAAVIAAAVLTTAWAARLDDGRAPAERSARRRVLVYLGALLAGLGAASAGVAARIAGWMRVRALVTAGPGVPTTYPSRPPAWQGARVRAYRRLGRTGFAVSDVSFGTGSLPGDARGEAIAREAIERGVNYFDTAPDYAGSGTEQALGRAMRGHRDRLFVATKFCTARGHLPAGSPVDAYVRAIEGSLARLGTDRVDLAHVHACDSVDRLLDPNLHEAFDRLRDAGKVRFLGVSSHTPNLPAVADAAIASGRFDVVMLAYHHGAWPSLGAVVERAAAADLGVVAMKTLKGAKQHNVDALRGEEEAYSQAAFKWVLANPNVGCLVISFQKHRHVDEYLHASGGALAPADLALLARYDRATAGTHCRPHCGACLARCPEQLPIDDVLRYRMYFEDYGDEARGLAAYAALPARADACAACSAPCAGACPDGVAIRERMLGAHALLAPRAPRA
- a CDS encoding MBL fold metallo-hydrolase, with the protein product MRAARASAALASGLALACAATAAPPLPAAARAPVVPSEVAVRVDDLERLPVEAREIRPGIFKIEGQGAIFLVNTPEGAVLVDTGFDNASSARQKQVVDAIRTGPIRTIVLTHSHQDHSGGLRHYAKERAAGARVVAHERYRYMSRHQLEPVAYFKRRYKRLYPRLVNTDPNVDRSYWEVVPDRAVWPGQDYAFELGGVRFEVIAFENTGEGEDGVALWLPDQRVLFVGDLFGTLYPMFPNLYTVRGEKVRDPLDYIDACDRVLALRPEVLVPGHFDVVEGEAYVQASVAKMRDAVQYVWDATVAAMNDGKTVWQAMDEIELPPELRLSQGHGKVSWSVRAIWELLTGWYHDDSVANLYATPPDAVYADLVELAGGPDAIVARARAHADAGRLVEALRLLDVAAGDGARAPEAPVVRVRIDVLEQLRARAVAGANNYSEVGLIDAELREARSALAD
- a CDS encoding GMC family oxidoreductase, with the translated sequence MIERLDALAPDARLDADVCIVGGGPAGIAIALALEGSGLRVALLESGGLEPDDATQDLCDGVTERGLPPLGLRESRLRYLGGASNHWGGACGPLDEIDFEARAWMPRSGWPFPRAALADHYARAAAWIGIDPAFASVAEGAALPVFGPGAPLPVKAPGAPLPAYERGAPLATDGLFDLAGTRLEHRVRVARGVAFGRQYLPALEASRSVRVVLGANAVGFDFADELAAVRAVRVRSLAGREARVAARAVVVACGGVENARVLLAAGLGRKLDAIGRHFLWHPRLESASIVLARPFPTAAHPYDWRDDAGRRVAWSLALSRDAQDFEELPNHGIFLLPKQAPTGRAVDALGARARGEPVESDLADDLRAVLADPSGALEYARSGGLLQMETWIDQVPNPDSRVVLDREVDALGVPRARVSWTFYDYERTWIAELARHVAIELGRAGIGRLRLEQGFLEPGGFEEALRAGQGGGHQMGTTRMSATPADGVVDANGRVHGVAGLYCAGSSVFPTGGWTNPTLTLVALALRLADHLRDTLR
- a CDS encoding MFS transporter produces the protein MDASRQWRLVAASFATQAVAIGGTLGGVAVFMPPMEAEFGASRAALSWMVAIWNVVMGLAYPLVGRALDRGSPRALMLAGAAASGASLLAIAAAPALWQVELLFGVGTAIGTALLGPLASSTLIARRVPENAGRALGLANMGAPAGPVVAAPIAGWIVATHGWRPAFVAFGVATLVVGVLAVALGIEAEERAADAPPSAPPGAPLDAAPDAAPDAQRSAPAPSDGAPAYLRAPAFWSLVVPVALVASTGIALSFHLVGVALERGATLAAATALVSLNAAAAIAGNAGFGFLSDRVAPHRLFAAAIALQAAACGALAATGRQDLLVVATCVFGFASGGTMPLYASLITRHFGAAAFGRVMGAGALVGLPFTFVVPPLAGLAFDRTGSYAIALASAAVVLALAGVAIATALGRPRAEASAT
- a CDS encoding SDR family oxidoreductase, which produces MAGVTFDFSGCDVLVTGGTSGIGHAVARHFARAGARVTVTGRRASAADYDADLSAFAYRQAEMTDPASLAALVDSLDRLDVLVNNAGTSLMAKNEWKPEVFREALQLHLGSGFQLAVGCKPLLAKSAIEGGGSVISCASMSAFRSSSFVPGYGAAKAGLVQMTLNAGATWARDNVRVNAVAPGLIATPMTAVMKRPEMAEVEKAELARVPMGRWGDPDEVAPAFLFLASPAARFVTGQTLCVDGGYSVL
- a CDS encoding sulfotransferase; translation: MTAPAKIRIDDLRAPVLSDFQKAALAHTDRLRVDLSVAAVLDAAVARTGLDDFGPDDFRERLALWLSEADEDPEITNLARTSLWNDCVRAASNRLLIRDLLRRHPEIDDLRIERPIIVVGLPRSGTTHLVNLIAADERLRSMPLWEGQAPVPMRGEGPGLDGVDPRFMRCDAMWQAFRASSPLIAAMHPMNPDHIHEELELMLPDFTSYNQEWILRAPKWRDYYLAHDQTPHYAYMLRALKILQWYRPRERWVLKCPQHLEQLGPLMATFPDATIVVTHRDPVSVIQSAATMLAYGARMNYRSPRPEWYLEYWSDRVRRLLEASVRDRSMLPEGRTVDVLFHEFMADDVATVERIYEVAGLPMTDAARRQIRAYMDAHPRGREGQVVYDVRADFGVEPKDVRAPFGFYLDRFAVREEVK